One window from the genome of Oceanisphaera sp. IT1-181 encodes:
- a CDS encoding oxidative damage protection protein, translating to MSRTVFCQRLQKEAEGLDFQLYPGELGKRIYDNISKEAWVAWQQKQTMLINEKKLNMMNTEHRQLLEQEMVAYLFEGADVKVEGYTPPTAD from the coding sequence ATGAGTCGTACCGTTTTCTGCCAACGTTTACAAAAAGAAGCCGAAGGGCTGGATTTTCAACTTTATCCGGGCGAGCTGGGTAAACGCATTTATGACAACATATCTAAAGAAGCTTGGGTCGCTTGGCAGCAAAAACAAACCATGTTGATCAACGAAAAAAAGCTCAACATGATGAATACCGAGCACAGACAATTATTAGAGCAAGAAATGGTGGCCTATTTATTTGAAGGTGCCGATGTAAAAGTTGAGGGTTATACCCCTCCCACTGCAGACTAA